A segment of the Plectropomus leopardus isolate mb unplaced genomic scaffold, YSFRI_Pleo_2.0 unplaced_scaffold21132, whole genome shotgun sequence genome:
TGTGGGACggtgttggtgtttttgttttgggttttttttgtgtgcaagttTTTATCATTCAGTGCCACATCTAAATTCTAGCTTTTGCCCGTCTGTGAACATCGCAAAAGCGAAACTCTTCATGACTTATTGTtattcctcagcagcagtttgtgccACTTATTGATCAgttccagtcagagctgatcagatcaatggataaGAGGAAAGaagagtgcagagtgagtgaagGCAAACTTTtaagacccagcacaatgaCCAGCcgagtttcactttcactgctgctCCGTTTGTGACAACATTACGCTCTGCTGTGCAATGAATTATAGCATGGCgtatatatttaatgtatttgtggcAGCAAATGAATTAGTTGTGGCAGCttatcacaaataaataaatgtgtgtgaaagccTGCTGCtcaactgatttttatttattatcttttttttagataataagTTTTGGAGGTGTAGCTTCAGAGCGACGCAGACACACCACTGCATGAGTATAAATGCTCACAATGGTGTCGGCTCTTTGTTGAGCCTTTGTGCATCTGCTCAGCAGTAAGTCTCGATTAAATGTTGTGTGTTAAAACTGTTCTCACCCCTTGACTCTTTCAGGGCATGCTACGGTGTCCTGAGGTTCATCATGGAGAGCGGCGCTAAGGGCTGCGAGGTCGTGGTGTCCGGCAAGCTGAGGGGTCAGAGGGCCAAGTCCATGAAGTTTGTGGACGGCCTGATGATCCACAGTGGAGACCCCGTCAACTACTACGTCGACACAGCAGTCCGTCACGTCCTGCTAAGGCAGGGTGAGTACAGCTCGACCAGCTCAGCGTTTCTGGAAcacgtttttattttgatgtttgcaGAAAACCAGGGCTCCCACCGTCctgaaaaactggaaaagtcatggaatttcacaatcatgaaaaagtcatggaactagtaaaaattacattatatgtTGTCCATAATAAActacattaatgtaacataacggtgtattaattttctgtagctgacgaCGTAACATAGCTTTAATATGTGTTGACGCGTGACAGCGTTctggttatgtttttgttcatcgtgtgtgtttattcattttctctgaGCGGTTCGTCTCTCTCCTCATGTATGCCCACTAAAcatgtcaaatacattttcaagcaCTTTGGGCTTAAAGGGTATGgatcactgatttttaaaaggaaacaaGCTTTTCATACCCACGGGcatgttttttgtcaatttttttgatcgaaaaactgaaattttgcCCTTCTTTTTTACCTCAAGTTTTTTGAAaggtacatttttcttttgaaatcggcaaaatgactgacaatgactaaagaaaacaattgtTAAACAATTTGAAAATGTCTGACTGTCCCACACTTCATGTGGGATTCTGAAATGGATTgattgaaaatgtttgaatagagtttttatcgtttatttttcaaaaatgctggGAAAGTGGGGCAAGAGaaaaagaatttcttttttggtcCTTGTGAATTcatggaaaggttttgaaattttgtgacTGTGTGGGAGCCCTGAAAACCCCTCCCAAGTTTCAAAGTGTCACTGGAACACTTTCTGACACCTGAGACACTGAACCTGATGATTGGTACTGGAAGTAActtaaataatactttttatctttattttgtattttagctcTGTACTTTATAGcttttttgttggcttttttggGGCTAATACCTGTGAATTGATGTGCTTGTCGATCATCTTCAGGTGTGCTGGGCATCAAGGTCAAGATCATGCTGCCCTGGGACCCCAGCGGTAAGATTGGCCCCAAGAAGCCCCTGCCAGACCACGTCAGCATTGTGGAGCCTAAGGAGGAGAGCCTGCCCACCACACCCATGTCTGAGCAGAAGGGTGCCAAGCCAGAGGTGCCCGTCATGCCCCAGGGAACACCTGTACCCACCGCATAAGAGGGTAAGAAACCGACGATCCCATCGCCAGCGGAATTTGAGGATATTCTTGCAATAACAGCaagatggcaaaaaataaaagcagattatagtcttttttttttttttggtccctCCCTTCAGTGAAGATACGATGACGAGTCGGAACAGGACTCTCCAGTTCTGGGGGTCACTGGTGCAGATTCACGTTCTGTGGATCTGCTCCGGTTCCTCAGAGCTGAGAGTCCTTTTTGGTTGAAGACATCGAGGCATTTGTCTGAGAAGGGAAGAAACAGCGCACGCACCTGAAAATTACTGAGGACACATCAGTGACGTTTGAATCAGAGCTGTAAACCATAGCAAGGTGGCTCTGCTTTCAGTACCaaataaactacaaataaaGCGAAACTCGACCTAAACTGAAGGTTAAAATAGTTTCgcagcattttttgaaaatttcttttCCTTAATGTGCTTAAAATTGCTAATATGTTTAATGGGGATGCCCCAAGCTGTTCTTTTGACCAGAATCAGCTTATTTCCATCTTTTCAGTTCACGTTGTCACGCTCTTGTGGCATCTTTTCAGAGCCTCAAAGGGccgtttacacagcaacagttcTGGCATGacacattaaacttttgttgtggttatgAAGATTTGTTTTAATAACTTGGATCAGAGGGAttaattcaggttttattgtcttttacaGGTTTTCGAGATCTCCACCTGATGGAAGCAAGATcctctgttttttgtgtacaaaaacaataaaatctggaaaatacacttttaaagtttttgtggtcacttttttttgtttacatagtTCATACATGAGTTAGTTTGCTTGTCACTCagatgtttaacccttagggcctaCTTTGATATTACATAAGCTTATATCAGTCTGCACAAAAAATGAGcttcacaaaatcaagctttgaaaaaaataatacattaaaattgttttttattttcattgagtttatttctttaaccaacatcagtcctaatcagaaatatcaaatatacattatttttc
Coding sequences within it:
- the rps3 gene encoding 40S ribosomal protein S3; protein product: RTQNVLGEKGRRIRELTAVVQKRFGFPEGSVELYAEKVATRGLCAIAQAESLRYKLLGGLAVRRACYGVLRFIMESGAKGCEVVVSGKLRGQRAKSMKFVDGLMIHSGDPVNYYVDTAVRHVLLRQGVLGIKVKIMLPWDPSGKIGPKKPLPDHVSIVEPKEESLPTTPMSEQKGAKPEVPVMPQGTPVPTA